Part of the Apostichopus japonicus isolate 1M-3 chromosome 13, ASM3797524v1, whole genome shotgun sequence genome is shown below.
ACCTGTACTTTTGAAGGACGACATGACAATATCGACTGATTGGTTTATATAAAAGAAATGTTATAAACCAGTAATCCAAGAAGCAAGCTCTATCTGCGAAATGTTCATCCAACAGAGTTTATGTGATTATTTggtcaaatgtgaaaatagCGGAGGTAAGCGCTgaaattgttattaaattaGTTGTGTGATCGTGAGTAATTGACACAATCTGTATGATTGTGACTGATTGGACCAATCTGTATGGTTGTGACTGATTGGACCAATCTGTATGATTGTGACTGATTGGACCACTAAGTATGGTTGTATCTGAATGGAGAATTGTGAATGATTTTGACTGATTGGACCAATCTGTAGGATTGTGACTGATTGGACCAATCTGTATGATTGTGATTGCATGGACCATTTTGTATGATTGTGACGGATTGGACCAATCTGTATGATTGTGTCTGAATGGACAATTGTGTATGATTTTGACTGATTGGACCAATCTGTATGATTGTGACTGATTGGACCAATCTGTATGATTGTGACTGATTGGACCACTTAGTATGGTTGTATCTGAATGGACAATTGTGAATGATTTTGACTGATTGGACCAATCTGTAGGATTGTGACTGATTGGACCAATCTGTATGATTGTGATTGCATGGACCATTTTGTATGATTGTGACGGATTGGACCAATCTGTATGATTGTGTCTGAATGGACAATTGTGTATGATTTTGACTGATTGGACCAATCTGTATGATTGTGACTGATTGGACCAATCTGTATGATTGTAACTGATTGGACCATTCTGTATGATTGTGTTTCTGAATGTACAAGTTTGTATGGTTTGACTGATTGGACCAATCTGTAGGATGGTGACTGATTTCAACAATATGTCTGATTAAGATTGCATGGACCATTTTGTATGATTGTGACGGATTGGACCAATCTGTATGATTGTGTCTGTATGGAAATTTTGCATGATTTTGACTGGTTGGGccaatctgtatgattttgacTGATTTGAACAGTCCGTATGATTCTGATTAAATAGACCATTTTGTATGGTTGTGACGGATTGGACCAATCTCTATGATCATGATAATTGTACCAATCTGTATGATTGTTACTGATTGGACCAATCTGTACAGTTGTGTCTGTATGGAAATTTTGCATGATTTTGACTGGTTGGGccaatctgtatgattttgacTGATTTGAACAGTCCGTATGATTCTGATTAAATAGACCATTTTGTATGGTTGTGACGGATTGGACCAATCTCTATGATCATGATAATTGTACCAATCTGTATGATTCTTACTGATTGGACCAATCTGTATGATTGTTACTGATTGGACCAATCTGTACAGTTGTGTCTGATTGGAaattttgtatgattttgacTGATTGAACCATTCTGTATGATTTTGACTGATTTGAacagtctgtatgattttgatTGGATGGATCATTTCTTTTATGGCTTTGGCTGATTAGACCAATCATTTTGATTGTTCATGtataacatatattttctttttataggcctatgtgtcTCAAGACAGATTCCAACTCTACTCAGTCATACTTAGGTTGTGTTAAAACTAAATGGTTCTGATAGTTGAACAAAATCCATATTTTTCTAGCTTCACCCAAAGTGATTGTATAGGTTTTACGGTTCTTGCACTCATATCCTAATTGGATTTGCTTACTTAAATGAATTCACTCATTTTCAATACTGATTGATGCCATTAATGTACAACTTAAAATAACGTATGGCGGTTCTTCAGCATTTGATTCTTTAGTCCTTGTGTATGAAGACTGGTGAGGACTGTCCATTATGCTAGATAGAGTAAATTTTACTCTCTTCTCTCTACAACTACAACCTATTGCAAACttcttcaatatatatttgaaggcTTTCTGaaaccatgttttttttaatgattttttggtatttttataGGTGTAATGGGTAGTGGTAATAACTATAACCAAAAAGGATCTGGAGTGGACTTTCTTTGCTTACCCCTGGAACCAACTTTCGCTGACCCTCCAAGCCATGGTACTGGAGGTGCTAATATATATGGTGTTGAATATGAGCAAACCCTTCCAACATCTCCGAATATCCATCAAAGTGAAGCTCCTTGTGCTGTGTGTCTATCTCCAGGCAAGCATTCTGTTGTAACAATCCCTGGAACCAACACCTGCTTAGGAAGCCAAGGTAAGAATGATGTTATTACCTTTGCAATTGATGTTCCAGTCTCCATTGCACAGATATACAACATCGATACTTTCTGGGAACAATGTTTAGGCACTTGGGCAGATatatacatggtgctacgtaattgcacattgaaaaattatgtttctgtgcagtatgaaatttaaactttttcaaccaaaagtaagtgttgaacaaagtaaaacatgtcacaGAATCAtgaataagcagctaggcctactttagtgtctcaaacaaataaaaataaaacacctGTAAAATACCTATGAAGATAGCTTAGCTTCTGATACATTAGGGCTCTTCTATAACTAGGCATGtaatatacagtagctaggtgtgcgcgagtcctaggcatatacagtacctcactgctactttgaactgTACTCAGCCGATTAAAGCGACTTCGTAgcgacaattcataatcatggacgttaaatatgaatctaagagacagACGTCGGTCTgattgcggctttgataagccaatcatggcttcttcgcgagttcctacttgcaggaggatctaaaatagatatataaatacacaaatcctagcagcaataacaacaaacttgtctcaaaactccttaaattgttgtatactttgcgaattatgactgattgCATGTAGGAAACgacttaagaaataatttaggagATGTTTGGCCAGCTAAATTATTGGTTTTCTGACACGAAACATTTTTAATTATGCTTATTGTTAGTATACTAAATGTACTCTACTGTGCAGGGGTTGCCTGCGCATAACCAAGCCGTCGTGATATCGACGTTTAATAAGTTTTTAATTGGTTGAGGaattaatatatgaacataCCACATTATTGAATGCCTTTAAAACACCTTACGTACTTCGTAAGCTCGAACCGTTCCCtctaataaattgttattttagaGTTTAAATTATGCTTTTGCTGATGTTTGTTAATGCTCCACGAATTTTGTGAACAATCTCCGCACATAAAAACTTCCCGTacggttagcatcatgtttgatctctagagtaaggcaaatatgccACCAAATCAGAaatagtattgttcgatacaggtgacaaacgcctacagtggaattacgaccttccttaccggatcgaacctctggacatacaatcagcgtccatagcctatagtggttaaggtgtccgcatataaagtgggaggcccgggttcgaatcccggtggtatatatatatatatatatatacatatatatatatacatatatatatatatatatatatatatatatatatataggtatgtatgtattaatCCGTAATTTGATTTGTTATAGAGTGGACTTTGGAATACCAAGGATACATGATGTCATCTCATTATACTACCAACAAATCTCAGTTTGTTTGCATCGATCAAAATGCCGAGGGGATTCCCCGTACAAACCACAACAACAATGAACCATTACTCTATAATGTTGATGCTAAGTGCAGTGCTGGAGGAGGTGGTCTACCCTGTCCTCCTTATGTAGATGGTTATGATATTCTCTGTGCTGTTTGTACGTTATGAGTTATCAGAAAACACCATGAAAGGACAGTATCTTGAAAGATGCATTCTATTGTTACACGCTTAGGGTTACATATAGTACCCACCTTCAGCAACCCTTCACATTTTCTTTCCATGTGTTATAGTAATTAAAATAAGTTAAAGGAACATGAAAACTAAAAGAAACATGCACTCATGTCTGTAACGTTTATTTTGGTATCCTTATTGTTGCTTGAATCTATTGTTTATCTTTAAGTCATTTTGGTTTGTTTggaagggggaggtggggggggggggttggcattGCTTTCAAGTGGTATTGATATAGATTTGTGATTCAAGAAATGATGGTCATTGAAAGTATTGATCCGACCATTCCATTTTGTCCTGGGGTATGACACTTCATGCCAAATGCTCTCCTCACTCAAGTGTATTAATGAGGACCTGCGAGGTACTTTGTAAATATAGCTGTGTTCTCCAGGGGACGTGTAAAAATGTagcactttaaaaaaaaatctgttttatCTTGCTTGCTTTATCTGTACCCATATGATATTGATGAAGAATTCGTTTTGCAGATGTTTCCTATTTTAACTTTGAATAAGACTGAGTGATCAATTAGTTAAATGTTCATTATCATTGATTGGTATATGACCCAATTTAAACCTCCTGAGAGAAGCAGCTGTAATTTGTCTGTATTTATTACTTTGTCCGCAGATACTGCTGCAGTTTGTTATGATCATGATATCATGACATtcctttaaagaaatatatcttGTCTCATTTCTTTATCAAGTTGATCTTGTATGTAGtacgtattttagatcctcatgcaagcaggaactcgcgaagaagccatcattggcttatcaaagtcgcaagctgaccgaagtcagtctcttagattcatatttaatcgtccatgattatgaattgtcaattgtcaacaactctttaactggacgacatacattaatcttggattgactcgaactcgggaccttatgattgaaaggaggcaccggtgttaaccactgagctaacacttctATATTGTGATCCTGTGGTCCTGTCAAGGTAATTCTGTAAAAAAGTGATCCTGTAATAAATCTTGAAACCCTATCAAACTGGATTCTCAACAGTGGTTGATTGTATCTCATAGGTTCGTAACATAACAAAGTAAAAACTTGAGTGTCTCATTCAATATGGTAAGTAACCAACTATGGGAGATCAACTGTTGTTAACTATTGTTACTTCTTTGTGAGATACAAAGGAAAAGCATAGTTATCAACCTCTGTCGGTTTAAATTGACAGCTTCTATACTTGGTATAAGTATGTTGAAAATGTAAAGAATGAGTATTCTCATTGGTTGAAATTCTTGGTCTTGGACCATTGATAGTGGATTTCCACCAATCACAAACAAAGTATTTGAA
Proteins encoded:
- the LOC139978915 gene encoding uncharacterized protein — protein: MSGKPTLCLLILFLGCRASNSYYKGDTEFVEKEDDNRRVRRSLGTEGSQLPPQANAGSPFLMSSNMQASYFLGQCVMCPPGDPGPRGTPGPQGMPGRDGRDQIILGPIADHVLQSPPETPVPPAESSTSSATGVIYTRWGETSCPSTSQLVYQGVMGSGNNYNQKGSGVDFLCLPLEPTFADPPSHGTGGANIYGVEYEQTLPTSPNIHQSEAPCAVCLSPGKHSVVTIPGTNTCLGSQEWTLEYQGYMMSSHYTTNKSQFVCIDQNAEGIPRTNHNNNEPLLYNVDAKCSAGGGGLPCPPYVDGYDILCAVCTL